The proteins below come from a single Gossypium raimondii isolate GPD5lz chromosome 2, ASM2569854v1, whole genome shotgun sequence genomic window:
- the LOC105788155 gene encoding subtilisin-like protease SBT3.5, with protein MDTKLNLFVVLTLVSIQFLSTFPKAAISNVHIVYMGEKENEDPTVTKMFHYKMLSDLLGSKEAAKSSMLYSYKHGFSGFAARLTDSQAREIEAFPGVVQVIPNQVHKFHTTRSWDFMGLNDHSTKNLLTKSNMGEGIIIGVIDSGVWPESESFNDRGMNPIPPHWKGICQEGQLFNSSNCNKKLIGARWFVKGILDQSQTPINISNGEDILSARDSSGHGTHTASIAAGNFVVNANYEGLAAGLARGGAPRAHLAVYKVCWSFGHGGCTDADLLKAFDKAIQDGVHILSVSIGISIPLFSYADQRNSIAIGSFHATAKGITVACSAGNDGPTAMTVENTAPWIITVAATTIDRAFPTAITLGNNLTLWGQSVDTRMHNRGFTGITFSDRIALNDNDDSALGCKRGSLNATLAAGQIILCFSQSSTQNIFSAAISVAEAGGVGLIFAQYRSDGLESCHYIPCIKVDYEVGTQILSYIRKARSPIAKLGIPKTIIGKWVSPKVADFSGRGPSSISPTVLKPDIAAPGVDIIAAYIPFGAEKSSGFALLSGTSMSCPHIAGITALIKSVHKNWSPAAIRSALVTTASQKGTDGSNIAEEGSTRKVADPFDMGGGVVNPNRAIDPGLIYDIETNDYVKFLCGTGFSSKSVSGLTQTKANCTKNRLNELNLNLPSITIPYLKRKVTVSRKVTNVGPVESMYKAVVEAPQGVNMKVEPQILRFNKTTQIVPFKVTFFTTGKVYGDYRFGRLIWRDPKHTVTIPISMRAIFV; from the exons ATGGATACCAAATTAAACTTGTTTGTTGTTCTCActcttgtttcaattcaatttttgtcAACCTTTCCAAAGGCAGCCATAAGTAAT GTGCATATTGTGTACATgggagagaaagaaaatgaagatccAACTGTTACCAAAATGTTTCACTACAAAATGTTGTCCGACTTGCTTGGAAG CAAGGAAGCAGCAAAAAGTTCAATGCTTTATAGCTATAAACATGGCTTTTCCGGGTTTGCAGCCAGGTTGACAGATTCCCAGGCAAGGGAAATTGAAG CATTTCCTGGTGTTGTCCAAGTGATTCCTAATCAAGTTCACAAGTTTCATACAACTAGAAGTTGGGACTTCATGGGGCTAAATGATCATTCTACAAAAAATCTTTTAACTAAAAGCAACATGGGTGAAGGGATAATCATTGGCGTAATAGACTCAG GAGTGTGGCCAGAATCTGAGAGTTTCAATGATAGGGGTATGAATCCAATTCCACCTCATTGGAAAGGTATATGCCAAGAGGGACAGTTGTTCAACTCCTCAAACTGTAACAAGAAACTTATCGGAGCTCGTTGGTTCGTCAAAGGCATCTTGGATCAAAGCCAAACACCTATAAATATAAGTAATGGAGAGGATATTCTATCAGCAAGAGATAGCTCAGGGCATGGTACTCATACAGCTTCCATAGCAGCTGGTAATTTTGTAGTAAATGCAAACTATGAAGGACTAGCTGCTGGTTTGGCTAGGGGAGGTGCTCCACGAGCTCACTTGGCAGTTTACAAGGTTTGTTGGTCTTTTGGACATGGAGGGTGCACTGATGCTGATCTTCTCAAAGCATTTGACAAAGCCATACAAGATGGAGTTCATATCCTATCGGTGTCCATCGGCATTTCTATACCTTTGTTCTCTTACGCAGATCAACGTAATTCGATTGCAATCGGTTCCTTCCATGCAACTGCAAAGGGCATTACTGTAGCTTGCTCCGCAGGGAATGATGGTCCTACTGCAATGACAGTTGAGAACACTGCTCCTTGGATTATCACTGTTGCCGCTACTACCATAGATAGGGCCTTCCCAACAGCCATTACACTAGGAAATAACCTCACCCTTTGG GGACAATCTGTTGACACTCGAATGCATAACCGTGGATTCACTGGCATTACATTCTCTGATCGCATTGCCTTAAATGACAACGATGATTCAGC CTTGGGGTGCAAGCGAGGAAGTCTGAATGCAACATTAGCAGCAGGACAGATCATACTTTGTTTTTCACAATCAAGTACTCAGAATATATTTAGTGCTGCAATTTCAGTGGCGGAAGCAGGAGGGGTAGGGCTTATTTTTGCGCAATATAGGAGTGATGGACTTGAGTCATGTCATTATATACCATGCATTAAAGTAGATTATGAAGTAGGAACTCAGATACTTTCCTATATAAGAAAAGCAAG GTCTCCAATTGCCAAGTTAGGTATTCCAAAGACAATTATAGGGAAATGGGTATCTCCTAAAGTTGCAGATTTCTCAGGCAGAGGACCTAGTTCAATTTCCCCAACAGTGCTAAAG CCCGACATAGCTGCACCAGGCGTGGACATCATAGCTGCATATATACCATTTGGCGCAGAAAAAAGTAGTGGATTTGCACTACTGTCAGGAACTTCAATGTCTTGCCCCCATATTGCAGGCATAACAGCTCTAATCAAATCTGTACATAAGAACTGGTCTCCAGCTGCAATAAGATCAGCTCTAGTCACCACAG CTTCCCAAAAAGGAACCGATGGATCAAACATAGCCGAGGAGGGCTCAACTCGCAAGGTAGCTGACCCATTTGATATGGGCGGTGGAGTAGTAAATCCCAATAGAGCTATCGATCCAGGGCTCATCTATGACATTGAAACAAACGATTATGTCAAGTTCCTTTGCGGCACTGGGTTCAGCAGCAAGTCTGTGAGTGGTTTAACCCAGACCAAAGCCAATTGCAccaaaaatagactaaatgagTTGAACCTCAACCTTCCATCCATCACCATCCCATACCTGAAAAGAAAAGTAACAGTGAGCCGAAAGGTAACGAATGTCGGACCCGTTGAGTCAATGTATAAAGCTGTTGTGGAAGCTCCACAAGGTGTAAACATGAAAGTAGAACCCCAGATATTGAGGTTCAATAAAACCACCCAAATTGTACCCTTTAAAGTTACTTTCTTCACGACTGGGAAAGTATATGGAGATTATAGATTTGGGAGACTAATATGGAGAGATCCGAAGCACACTGTGACGATTCCTATATCAATGCGAGCTATTTTTGTTTGA